From Neodiprion pinetum isolate iyNeoPine1 chromosome 7, iyNeoPine1.2, whole genome shotgun sequence, a single genomic window includes:
- the LOC138191227 gene encoding uncharacterized protein, producing MKVNPINVIKLPWAAFEVTNIPESPLTNDEREIVSNFENILLQSLTEYNSVETIEENSLDFEEPYKNLETFAVEDADFQVPSEEPEDSYSEDDEPLSFDYKRRTVEYWRSAKTKKNRSIDTVRHRYKKVKSVRQLRRWAHQINQGGTYVEKLARISEYTLQNMKNAIDAGLIVHDTDLRRWALQAQGVISHKDFRFKASPTWLLHFKKIHRITSRKINKFVTRKSVENSEYLHKSAKEFLKRVEPYICEYGYGQNIYNSDQSGFQIKIHSGRTLTEEGTKQVSCIVQSRTENYYLLYLLF from the exons ATGAAAGTGAATCCAATAAACGTTATTAAACTTCCGTGGGCAGCATTTGAAGTAACGAATATACCCGAGTCCCCGTTAACAAATGACGAACGTGAAATAGTATCGAACttcgaaaacattttattacaaagcCTGACAGAATATAATAGTGTGGAAACGATTGAGGAAAATTCTCTTGACTTTGAAGAGCCCTacaaaaatcttgaaacgTTCGCAGTGGAAGATGCAGATTTTCAGGTGCCTTCCGAAGAACCTGAAGATAGCTATTCCGAAGATGACGAACCTTTAAGTTTCGATTATAAAAGAAGAACTGTtgaatattggagaagtgcaaagacgaaaaaaaatcgctcaaTTGATACGGTTCGTCATAGatataaaaaagtcaaatcagTACGACAATTGCGTCGTTGGGCACACCAAATCAACCAGGGAGGGACATACGTGGAAAAATTGGCTCGCATATCAGAGTATACATtgcagaatatgaaaaatgccATTGACGCAGGCTTGATTGTTCATGATACGGATCTGCGAAGATGGGCTTTACAGGCCCAAGGAGTTATCAGTCATAAGGATTTTCGATTTAAAGCATCGCCAACGTGGTTACTTCACTTTAAGAAGATCCATCGCATTACTagcagaaaaatcaataaattcgtCACGCGAAAATCAGTGGAAAATAGTGAATATTTACACAAGAGTGctaaagaatttttgaaaagagtTGAACCTTATATTTGCGAATATGGATATggacaaaatatatataattctgaTCAGAGTGGTTTCCAAATAAAGATTCATTCTGGACGAACGTTAACGGAAGAAGGAACTAAACAAGTGTCGTGCATAGTACAATCA CGgacggaaaattattatctcctttatttattgttttaa